The sequence below is a genomic window from Desulfobulbus oligotrophicus.
AGGTTCAGTCGACGGATCTGAGAAGGAGAAACATAAATATCATCCGGGCCGGGAAGATAATTATAATCAGGCGCACGAAGAAACCCGAAACCATCCTGCAGAATCTCAAGAACCCCACTTCCACGTAACTTGCCATCCTCATCCGCCTGCTCTTTGAGAATGGCAAAGATTAACTCCTGCTTTGTCATGTTACTGTATCCTTCAATGTTCAATGACGCAGCAAGACTGACAAGTTCCTTAATTTTTTTGTGTTTTAACTCGGTGGGATTCATGAATTAGTTGTTCCTCGATGATGGTCGGCACCTGGACCGTCGATGGGAGAAAGATAAATGGCAACCTGAAAGGCAGCAAGGTTTGTATGGAGAGTATGCACTCTATGCTGTGCCTGAAATAACGGCTAGAGTAGCAAAGCAGCTAAAAAGTATGGCAGTGATACGTATTTTAGTAGATTAAAACAAAGATGAACAGATCTTCTTGTGATCTATTCCCCTATTGATTGCGCTGAACAAGCGACTATACAGCTTTTATTCAGGAAATCAGTATATTTACAACCGTGAAATGACAAAACAACAAATGACAACCGTTGAAACGATCTATTGAGATGTGGTAGCTAGATATTTGTTTCACGGCCTACTGTCAAGGCTTTTCTCAGCAAAATTGGCAGGGAAATCGTCCTGACAGTTGCTCTCCCAGTAAAACGACGTCAGATCTGGTTATACTCCAGGCTCGACTGTTATCAATGAGGTAATCAGCCTGATCAGCTTTTTTACGAAGATCCATTTGAGCGGCAATCGCCCTGGCAGCCTCACGTCTTGAGACACCGTCCCGGTGCATAATGCGGAGACACCGTACCGCCTTGCGGGCATACACAACAAGTACAGCGTCAACATCATGTTGCCATCCTGCTTCAAAGAGCAATGGTATTTCGATTAAGACCAGAGGCACGTCCAGAAGTTCAACCTGTTGACTCATTACCTCTCGCGCCAGGGGATGCAATAAGGCGTCAACTTGCTGGCGAAAGCCGGCATCATTAAAGAGCCGTTCCCGCAGGGCTGCCCTATCGACACTCCCGTCACTGCAAAAAAAACTGCTGCCAAATACTGCGCGCAGGGCATGCCAACCGGGCTGTTTTCTTTCCAGCAAATGACGACAAGATGCATCAATGTCAACAAGAGGAATTAAACAATAACTGGCAAGCAGACGACTCACACTGCTCTTTCCTGAACCAATTCCTCCGGTAACACCTAACACATATGGACGCATTGCTCGTTTGTCCTCAATGCATCAAGTAAGGTCTGCATATCAGCAAACAGTGGTGCAGTAAGACATAAAACCTGCCCGGTAGAGGGATGGCAAAACTGTATGGAACTGGCATGCAACATCTGACGTTCAGGAACATATTGGGTATACTGTCCAACTCCCCCTCCATACAGCACGTCGCCGACAACTGGTGCGTGAACAGAAGCCATATGCACACGAATCTGGTGTGTTCTACCGGTTTCAATATTGATCTCCGCCCAACACCAGCCATTGCTGTAACGTTCGCGTATGCGCCAGTTGGTGGCGGCATATTTTCCGAGTTCAGGTCGGATTGCCATCTTCTTCCGGTTCACCGGATGTCTGCCAATCGGCTGTACAATTCTCCCATGAGTCTTTCCCGGCCAACGCATAAGCAGGGCATGATAGATTTTACAGACCTTCCTGTTTTTAAAATCCGCCATCAGATTCTGCAAAGCCTGTTCAGTCTTGGCCACCAGCAGAATGCCCGAAGTATCTTTGTCCAAACGATGGATGATCCCCGGGCGCTGCGCATCCAATCCTGGCAATTGTGTACAATGATACAATAAACCGTGGACAAGTGTACCGCTTAAATGCCCCCCTCCGGGGTGGACAACAAGCCCGGGAGGTTTATTAATGGCCAGAAGGTGCGCATCCTCATAGAGAACGTCAAATTCAATCTGTTCCGGCACAAGGGTTTGAGGTGGAGGTTCAGGTATGGCCAATGAGATCACATCCTGTGTTCGCAAGCGGTATCCCGCCTTGACACACATCCCATTAACACGGACCTGTTGTGCACTAATCAATCTGTTGAGCGCACTGCGACTGCATGCGGTAAGCTTTTCAGTCAAGAAATGATCAAGACGCTGACCGGCACTCTTTAAACTTACGACACAGGTGAATGGACCCTCGGTATCCGAGGCCGTACATGGTTCGTGCAGCTCGTTTCTACCCATCTCTGTATACGAGCTAGAGTGGATGAAGCTTTTAGCAGAAAAGCTTCTCAATCTGTTTTTCTATCTTCGCTTCTTCCATCTCTTTGGCCAGGGACAGCTCTTTGACTAAAAGACTCTTGGCGGTATCAAGCATTTTCCGCTCGCCATAGGATAAGTCCTTATCCTCTTTGAGCAAAAATAAATCTCTTAATACCGTTGCCACCTCAAACACAGAACCTGTTTTAATCCGTTCCATATACTCACGGTATCGTCGATTCCAGGTCTGCGTCGTTATTTTGACATCACGATCTTTAAGGATGTCTATAACTTTAGCCACTTCATCTCGGGAAATAATTGCCCGAAGACCAACATTGGCACTTGTTGCTGTGGGTATCATAATGGTCATGTCATTATCCAGAATTTTCATCACGTAGAATCTCTGATCGACACCACCAATAGATTGTGTTTCTATAGCCTTTATGAGCCCAACTCCATGGGCCGGATAAACTGCCATATCTCCTTCTGTAAACACACGCTCCTCCAAAAACTAGCGGGACCGTCGCTGATCGGCTGCAGATAGGTCTGCATATATTCAAAATAGTAGTTTACCATATTTCTTCCGTTATCGCAAAACCCGACTCATCGCCTGCTCAGAAAGAGGTGGTATTCTGCACTCAACCTCTTTAAAAATTATTCTTTTCTTCACATCCGCCATCCATTGACAGCTCAACAAAGAGTTACACAACAAGGCCGTTGATTTGATTCATAGCCTCTTGAACTCCTTTGCGAACAAAAAGACCCGCCGCCTCGGCAACAACAGGGCATTGCTGCTCAAAAAGAGCAAGCTCAACTTGATTAAGGGGTGACAAAACGAACTGTTCGACAGATTGTTGTTTCCCGCTGGAATCACATGCGGGCCGGCCGATGCCGATTCTGAGACGATTTATATTTTGGGTGCCGAGGTGTTGAATAACTGATCGAACACCGTTATGCCCTCCGGCACCACCTTTACTCACCACCTTGATTCGACCGGATTGCAGATCGATATCATCGTGGAGCACAAGTAAATGATCTGATGAGATCTTAAAATAATCAAGAAAACTACGCACACTTTCACCTGAACGGTTCATGTACGTTTGCGGCTTCAAAAGAAAGACCTGTGCTCCCCAAAGACGGCCTTGACAGTAACAGCCTTTCATCTTCAGTGTGTCAATTTTCCACCCGTAGCTGTCGGCAAGGTAGTCAACAAAAAAAAAGCCTACATTATGCCGGGTCAGATGATACTTACTCCCGGGATTGCCCAGACCTACAAGTAAAAATCGATTTTCTGACATGACACAGTGGAGATGAAACAAAAACGAGTCGGAAAAAAAATCCCGACTCGTTGAAAAATATATAAAAATCTAGCGGTACAACAGCATCATTCGCTCAGAGAACAGCAACACATGTCACATTTCCCTTTTCCATCATTTCGACGTTGGGAGGAATAGAAAAATCGCTGTACGCTAAACCCTGACCACCCTGCTCCAGATGGGTAATATCCACCTCAACAAGATC
It includes:
- the coaE gene encoding dephospho-CoA kinase (Dephospho-CoA kinase (CoaE) performs the final step in coenzyme A biosynthesis.) gives rise to the protein MRPYVLGVTGGIGSGKSSVSRLLASYCLIPLVDIDASCRHLLERKQPGWHALRAVFGSSFFCSDGSVDRAALRERLFNDAGFRQQVDALLHPLAREVMSQQVELLDVPLVLIEIPLLFEAGWQHDVDAVLVVYARKAVRCLRIMHRDGVSRREAARAIAAQMDLRKKADQADYLIDNSRAWSITRSDVVLLGEQLSGRFPCQFC
- a CDS encoding RluA family pseudouridine synthase — translated: MGRNELHEPCTASDTEGPFTCVVSLKSAGQRLDHFLTEKLTACSRSALNRLISAQQVRVNGMCVKAGYRLRTQDVISLAIPEPPPQTLVPEQIEFDVLYEDAHLLAINKPPGLVVHPGGGHLSGTLVHGLLYHCTQLPGLDAQRPGIIHRLDKDTSGILLVAKTEQALQNLMADFKNRKVCKIYHALLMRWPGKTHGRIVQPIGRHPVNRKKMAIRPELGKYAATNWRIRERYSNGWCWAEINIETGRTHQIRVHMASVHAPVVGDVLYGGGVGQYTQYVPERQMLHASSIQFCHPSTGQVLCLTAPLFADMQTLLDALRTNEQCVHMC
- a CDS encoding CarD family transcriptional regulator, with amino-acid sequence MFTEGDMAVYPAHGVGLIKAIETQSIGGVDQRFYVMKILDNDMTIMIPTATSANVGLRAIISRDEVAKVIDILKDRDVKITTQTWNRRYREYMERIKTGSVFEVATVLRDLFLLKEDKDLSYGERKMLDTAKSLLVKELSLAKEMEEAKIEKQIEKLFC
- the pth gene encoding aminoacyl-tRNA hydrolase produces the protein MSENRFLLVGLGNPGSKYHLTRHNVGFFFVDYLADSYGWKIDTLKMKGCYCQGRLWGAQVFLLKPQTYMNRSGESVRSFLDYFKISSDHLLVLHDDIDLQSGRIKVVSKGGAGGHNGVRSVIQHLGTQNINRLRIGIGRPACDSSGKQQSVEQFVLSPLNQVELALFEQQCPVVAEAAGLFVRKGVQEAMNQINGLVV